A portion of the Bacteroidales bacterium genome contains these proteins:
- a CDS encoding FprA family A-type flavoprotein, with protein sequence MDNTKILQLSENVNWIGVLDQDIVTFDIVMETKFGTTYNSYFIEAEKKALIDTVKEKYWPEFKNKLLSLTDPAEIKYIVCNHTEPDHSGSLIHLLDLAPEAIVVGSGQALTYLGEMLNRPFNALKVKDGDVIDLGNKKLRVIGAPNLHWPDTIYTYLEEDGLLFTCDSFGAHFAHEQMFDDLVGDYNDAFDYYFDVILKPYSKFMLKAIEKIKLLPVDMICPGHGPILRSGWKERIDRSFRLASKYLEESNKSNRVLVAYISAYGYTGEMAKLVVSGLKTAENIEVDLVDIENILLGDLEEHVVKAHAIIVGSPTINQNTLLPVYKLFSVINPIRDKGKYAAVFGSFGWSGEAVKLIEDHLKNLKLKVVGEGQTARFLPSSQEADKLVHFGKEFANALLQEQ encoded by the coding sequence ATGGATAATACAAAAATTCTGCAGCTAAGTGAGAATGTGAACTGGATTGGTGTTCTGGATCAGGACATTGTTACCTTCGACATCGTCATGGAAACCAAATTCGGAACCACCTACAATTCCTACTTTATTGAGGCAGAAAAAAAAGCACTCATTGATACAGTCAAGGAAAAATACTGGCCGGAATTTAAGAATAAACTGCTTTCCCTAACTGATCCTGCAGAGATCAAATACATTGTATGCAATCATACTGAACCCGACCATTCCGGCTCCCTGATACACCTCCTCGATCTGGCCCCTGAGGCTATCGTGGTGGGAAGCGGACAAGCACTGACCTACCTGGGCGAAATGTTGAACCGCCCGTTTAATGCCCTGAAAGTGAAAGATGGAGATGTGATTGATCTGGGCAATAAGAAGCTCCGGGTCATTGGTGCACCCAACCTGCACTGGCCCGACACCATATACACCTACCTGGAAGAAGATGGCTTGCTCTTCACCTGTGACTCCTTCGGAGCTCACTTTGCTCACGAACAAATGTTTGATGACCTGGTGGGAGACTATAACGATGCCTTTGATTACTACTTTGATGTGATCCTGAAACCCTATAGCAAGTTTATGCTGAAAGCCATTGAGAAAATAAAACTGCTTCCGGTGGATATGATCTGTCCGGGCCATGGCCCCATCCTCCGGTCCGGCTGGAAAGAGAGGATAGACCGTTCATTCAGGCTTGCCAGCAAATACCTGGAAGAATCCAATAAAAGCAACCGGGTACTGGTTGCCTATATATCAGCCTACGGATATACCGGGGAGATGGCAAAGCTGGTGGTCTCCGGGCTGAAGACAGCAGAAAATATCGAGGTCGACCTCGTTGATATTGAAAATATCCTCCTGGGAGATCTGGAGGAACATGTGGTAAAAGCTCATGCGATCATCGTAGGTTCGCCAACCATAAACCAGAACACCCTGTTGCCCGTTTACAAGCTTTTCTCAGTAATTAATCCCATACGCGATAAAGGCAAATATGCTGCTGTTTTTGGTTCATTTGGATGGAGCGGGGAAGCAGTTAAACTGATCGAGGACCATCTGAAAAACCTGAAATTGAAAGTTGTGGGCGAAGGCCAGACCGCAAGGTTTCTTCCCAGCAGTCAGGAAGCTGACAAACTGGTCCATTTTGGGAAGGAGTTTGCAAATGCTCTTCTTCAGGAGCAGTAA